In a genomic window of Erinaceus europaeus chromosome 12, mEriEur2.1, whole genome shotgun sequence:
- the EVI2B gene encoding protein EVI2B: MDSKYFILILFCGYLKSTVFSDTEAITKEKQPRSYVSPSSQNTTGNFLGQTTQFDNVSSEQSTPPAKTVEQPITTTLTPFGKTAAYTSGGQSFTKQPIPKANTSSQRTVQPVLTSARQTPPTDYTSKQVLLSVYSSSRKPAISTDLSLSTQLTSTVKGSPRSTPGFILKPTIKNTSSQKSNSNSTAAIFIGIILTFMLIAIIVIVLWKCLRKPVLNDQNWAGRSPFADGETPDMCLDNIRENETSTKHTSIISLMAWKPSKSALLADDLEIKLFESSENIEDSNNSKAEKIKDQANGTSEDSADGSTIGTAVSSSDDTDLPPPPPSLLDLEGQESNQADEPAVTIVPLINDSTNPLPSPDCPNQVCEDHNSEFKQSFPPPPDSFNLPSPPADIMNNQEDCNNDIQSHESPTLLVPEQELNEFLPPPPEELS, from the coding sequence ATGGATTCCAAATATTTCAtcttaattttgttttgtggATACCTGAAAAGTACAGTTTTCTCAGACACAGAGGCAATTACAAAAGAGAAGCAGCCACGGTCATATGTCTCACCAAGTTCTCAGAACACAACAGGGAATTTTTTGGGACAAACAACACAATTTGACAATGTTTCTTCTGAACAGTCAACACCACCTGCCAAAACTGTTGAACAACCAATAACAACTACCCTAACACCCTTTGGAAAAACAGCAGCATATACTTCTGGTGGACAATCATTCACCAAACAGCCAATACCAAAGGCCAACACCTCTTCCCAAAGAACAGTACAACCAGTGTTAACCTCTGCCAGGCAAACACCACCAACTGACTACACTTCCAAACAAGTATTGTTGTCTGTCTATTCCTCTTCTAGAAAACCAGCAATATCAACTGATCTTAGTCTATCCACACAGCTAACATCAACTGTCAAAGGTTCACCAAGGAGTACACCAGGATTCATCCTCAAACCTACTATCAAAAACACTTCCTCACAAAAATCAAATTCTAATTCAACAGCTGCCATATTCATTGGTATAATTCTGACTTTTATGTTAATAGCTATAATTGTGATTGTACTATGGAAATGCTTGAGAAAACCAGTTTTAAATGACCAAAACTGGGCAGGAAGGTCTCCATTTGCTGATGGTGAAACTCCTGATATGTGTTTGGATAACATCAGAGAAAATGAAACATCCACAAAACATACATCAATTATTTCTCTTATGGCCTGGAAACCAAGCAAAAGCGCACTTCTAGCAGATGACTTAGAAATTAAATTGTTTGAATCAAGTGAAAATATTGAAGATTCCAACAACTCCAaagcagagaaaataaaagatcAAGCAAATGGTACATCAGAGGATAGTGCAGATGGATCAACAATTGGCACTGCTGTTTCTTCTTCGGATGATACAGATttgcctccaccccctccttctcTACTTGATTTGGAAGGACAGGAGAGTAACCAGGCTGATGAACCTGCAGTGACAATAGTTCCTCTCATAAATGATTCTACCAATCCTTTACCATCTCCAGACTGTCCCAATCAAGTCTGTGAAGATCATAATTCTGAGTTCAAACAATCATTTCCACCTCCACCTGACTCATTTAATTTACCCTCACCACCAGCAGATATTATGAATAACCAGGAAGACTGCAACAATGACATCCAGAGCCACGAGAGCCCTACTCTTCTTGTTCCGGAGCAAGAACTCAATGAATTTCTGCCACCACCACCTGAAGAACTGTCATAA
- the OMG gene encoding oligodendrocyte-myelin glycoprotein: MALMEYQILKMSPSLFMLLFLTPGILCICPLQCICTERSRHVDCSGKNLTILPSGLQENIIHLNLSYNHFTDLHNQLTQYTNLRTLDISNNRFESLPAQLPRSLWNMSAANNNIKLLDKSDTAYQWNLKYLDVSKNMLEKVVLIKNTLRNLEVLNLSSNKLWTVPTNMPSKLHVVDLSNNSLTQILPGTLINLTNLTHLYLHNNKFTFIPDQAFDQIFQLQEITLYNNRWLCDQNQNITYLLKWVMETKAHVIGTPCSSQISSLKVHDIYPTPSGFTSSLFTGSGIETVDTINSLSMATQPKVTKIPKQYRTRETTFGVTLSKDTTFTSTDKAFVSYPDDTSTETINSHEAAAATLTIHLQEGMVTNTSLTSSTKSSPTPMTLSITSGMPNNFSEMPQRSTTLNLRREETTSVKPHLPSVASAWEVNALLLLMFNAVVMVAV; the protein is encoded by the exons ATG GCTTTGATGGAATATCAAATATTGAAAATGTCTCCCAGCCTGttcatgcttctgtttctcaCACCTGGTATTCTATGCATATGTCCTCTCCAATGTATATGCACAGAGAGGAGCAGGCATGTGGATTGTTCAGGCAAAAACTTGACTATATTACCATCTGGACTGCAAGAAAATATTATCCATTTAAATTTGTCTTATAACCATTTTACTGATCTTCATAACCAGTTAACCCAATATACCAATCTGAGGACCCTGGACATTTCAAATAACAGATTTGAAAGTCTGCCGGCCCAGTTGCCTCGGTCCCTGTGGAACATGTCTGCTGCTAACAACAACATTAAGCTGCTTGACAAATCTGATACTGCTTATCAATGGAACCTTAAATATTTGGATGTTTCTAAGAATATGCTGGAGAAGGTTGTTCTCATTAAAAATACACTAAGAAATCTTGAGGTTCTCAACCTCAGTAGTAACAAGCTTTGGACAGTTCCGACCAACATGCCCTCCAAACTACATGTTGTGGATCTATCTAACAATTCCTTGACACAAATCCTTCCAGGAACATTAATAAACCTGACAAATCTCACACATCTTTACCTGCACAACAACAAGTTCACATTCATCCCAGATCAAGCTTTTGATCAAATCTTTCAGTTGCAAGAGATAACTCTTTACAACAACAGGTGGCTATGTGACCAAAACCAAAATATTACTTACTTATTGAAGTGGGTGATGGAAACAAAAGCCCATGTGATAGGGACTCCCTGTTCAAGTCAAATATCATCTTTGAAGGTACATGACATATACCCTACACCTTCTGGATTTACCTCAAGCTTATTCACTGGAAGTGGGATAGAGACTGTAGACACCATCAACTCTCTGAGTATGGCAACACAACCCAAAGTGACCAAAATACCCAAACAATACCGAACAAGGGAAACAACTTTTGGTGTCACTTTAAGCAAAGATACCACCTTTACTAGCACTGACAAGGCTTTTGTGTCCTACCCAGATGATACTTCAACAGAAACGATCAATTCACATGAAGCAGCTGCTGCAACTCTAACTATTCATCTCCAAGAAGGAATGGTTACAAACACAAGCCTCACTAGTTCAACAAAATCATCCCCAACACCCATGACCCTAAGTATTACTAGTGGCATGCCAAATAATTTCTCAGAAATGCCTCAACGAAGCACAACTCTTAATCTACGGAGGGAAGAGACGACAAGTGTAAAACCTCACTTACCTTCTGTGGCAAGTGCTTGGGAAGTGAATGCTTTGCTTCTCTTAATGTTCAATGCTGTGGTCATGGTGGCTGTGTAG